A window of the Methyloprofundus sp. genome harbors these coding sequences:
- a CDS encoding membrane-bound lytic murein transglycosylase C gives MAIQNTMINVKPVCQKGTLLLQEKCKLAYQKNGLLIDNGEFSIDVSLFSNVVENIYSQQSILVNIEDNRHLKFIDDISDSSVCVEFSNNVKVEVIEWLVSRAKKEVKRNLKTKDFDDALELIDWKNLIIKIYTDAHVDDFIETEWLTFIKNLQTLCLEPAIGVAESSAAAEGAVIPKIISRANTLKTYYPVLLISLGAVFIFLILLSNDLLKKNNNNLEVLSDINLDEQHEDVELDQALIIQDLSIVQTDRASVDADVLKEVQPSEENNVLFGSSTKQISSAYQKAEKKIIFVWSKDESVLPDKKKWVGYSNDFLDRIIIDYEKNKVIIEIVRPRNIKNAHIEIIGVMQKLVEHDSLALNKMDPIWSQFEVTGDNISIQQMAKIQTATLATILAAGDKELTLKRFEASQQKYYTQRAVAENIIHRVEMGFDIEFDSLSIDALLPYVLKNAKRFKLPESLIFAVIKQESSFNPRAISPSSAFGLMQLIPRWGGREGYQVARLKDKIPESDLLFQPITNIELGAAYLNKLYYHYFKKIECPLSRLYITIASYNLGLGKVKRIIKKYSYSNFFTYINSVSRKEVYNILIKTMPIETKNYVIKVVSNKIIYDKIMISESFQDRNRCLSD, from the coding sequence ATGGCCATACAAAATACAATGATTAATGTTAAGCCCGTTTGTCAGAAAGGGACCCTCCTACTTCAAGAAAAATGCAAACTTGCGTATCAAAAAAATGGGTTACTGATTGATAATGGTGAGTTCAGTATTGACGTTTCATTGTTTAGCAATGTTGTGGAAAACATATACAGTCAACAATCAATATTGGTTAATATTGAAGATAATCGGCACCTTAAATTTATTGATGATATTTCAGACTCTTCAGTGTGTGTGGAGTTTTCTAATAACGTGAAAGTAGAGGTCATTGAGTGGTTAGTAAGTAGGGCTAAAAAAGAGGTAAAAAGAAACTTAAAAACAAAGGACTTTGATGATGCATTGGAGTTAATTGATTGGAAAAACTTAATAATTAAAATTTATACAGACGCTCATGTAGATGACTTTATTGAAACTGAGTGGCTAACATTTATAAAAAATTTACAGACTTTATGTCTTGAGCCTGCAATAGGTGTAGCAGAAAGTTCTGCCGCAGCAGAAGGTGCGGTTATTCCTAAAATCATTTCTAGAGCAAACACCTTAAAAACTTACTACCCAGTATTACTAATAAGCTTAGGGGCTGTCTTTATATTTTTAATTTTGTTAAGCAATGATTTGTTGAAGAAGAATAATAATAACCTTGAGGTTTTGAGTGATATAAACCTTGATGAGCAGCATGAAGATGTTGAATTAGATCAAGCACTCATTATTCAAGATCTAAGCATTGTCCAGACAGATAGGGCTAGTGTTGACGCTGATGTACTAAAAGAAGTTCAGCCAAGCGAAGAGAATAATGTGTTGTTTGGTAGTAGTACAAAGCAGATTAGTAGCGCATATCAAAAAGCAGAGAAAAAAATTATTTTTGTTTGGTCAAAAGATGAGTCTGTGCTTCCTGATAAAAAAAAATGGGTAGGGTATAGTAATGATTTTTTGGATAGAATTATCATAGATTATGAAAAAAACAAGGTGATTATAGAGATAGTTCGACCCAGAAATATAAAGAATGCACATATTGAAATTATTGGTGTGATGCAAAAATTAGTAGAACATGATTCGTTAGCCTTAAATAAAATGGATCCAATTTGGAGCCAGTTTGAGGTGACAGGCGATAATATCTCTATTCAACAAATGGCTAAAATACAAACGGCAACCTTAGCAACAATATTAGCGGCAGGTGATAAAGAGCTAACGTTAAAGCGGTTTGAGGCGTCTCAACAAAAATATTATACACAACGAGCTGTTGCAGAAAATATCATTCATAGAGTAGAGATGGGGTTTGATATTGAGTTTGATAGCCTGTCAATTGATGCCTTATTACCTTATGTACTTAAAAATGCAAAACGATTTAAACTTCCTGAATCGTTGATATTTGCTGTTATTAAACAAGAGTCATCATTTAACCCTAGGGCAATTTCCCCATCTTCTGCATTTGGGTTAATGCAGTTAATTCCAAGGTGGGGTGGTAGAGAAGGTTATCAAGTTGCAAGACTAAAAGATAAAATTCCGGAGAGTGATTTGTTATTTCAGCCGATAACAAACATTGAGCTTGGGGCAGCATATCTGAATAAACTATACTATCATTATTTTAAAAAAATAGAGTGTCCACTTAGTCGACTGTACATTACAATCGCATCTTATAATCTTGGCCTAGGAAAGGTTAAGAGAATCATAAAAAAATATAGTTACTCCAATTTTTTTACTTATATTAATTCAGTAAGTCGCAAGGAAGTATATAATATTTTGATAAAAACCATGCCAATCGAAACAAAAAATTATGTTATTAAGGTTGTTAGTAATAAAATCATATATGATAAAATAATGATTTCTGAATCTTTTCAGGACAGGAATAGATGTTTAAGTGATTAG
- a CDS encoding transposase, IS5 family, protein MIRIHSQTQMTLEGFETPFERQMDKNNRWVKLGECIPWDEFSEAYYQSFSAKVGRPAKSARLVIGAVIIKHKLCLGDEETVFMIQENPYLQFFCGLVEFQTEQPFAPSLFVEIRRRMGEGTFEQFQQAIINQMEDESANDDHTPPAGKSDDSDIKTKVASHSPVDEMPKHDTDSHQGRLILDATVAEQAIRFPTDLSLLNEGREISEQLVDLLYEATRDGRKPRTYRRVARKAYLAIAKQRRPGKKKLRCGIKQQLQYLQRNQGHIDALIDSLPSRKIPLSPKQLKQYWVIQHVYAQQLEMYDNKTQRCDDRIVSIHQPHVRPIIRGKQNKKTEFGAKLSSSLTDKGLAHIDNLDWNAFNEGQDLRAQVENYAARLGYYPESVHVDPIYGTRENRAYLKEKGIRFAGKPLGRPKKVTEDNAQQLKQEKQQRLTDYRQRIPIEGKFGQGKNGYNLNYIRAKTQRTSEAWVRSIFLVMNLLVLALHFFVFMKKQLVLLKSYSFFYPLRKILPAWLSRKSMRQNFAFYSVSF, encoded by the coding sequence ATGATTCGAATACATAGCCAAACTCAGATGACCCTCGAGGGTTTTGAAACGCCTTTTGAGCGACAAATGGATAAAAATAACCGCTGGGTCAAACTTGGTGAATGTATTCCGTGGGATGAATTTTCAGAAGCCTATTATCAAAGCTTTTCGGCTAAAGTGGGTCGCCCTGCCAAGTCAGCTCGATTAGTGATCGGTGCCGTCATCATAAAGCACAAATTATGCCTAGGTGATGAAGAAACGGTTTTTATGATCCAAGAGAATCCATACCTGCAATTCTTCTGTGGGTTGGTTGAGTTTCAGACCGAGCAACCGTTTGCACCCTCCTTGTTTGTTGAGATAAGGCGGCGTATGGGAGAAGGAACGTTCGAACAATTTCAGCAAGCCATCATCAATCAAATGGAGGATGAATCGGCCAATGATGATCATACCCCGCCTGCAGGCAAGTCTGATGATTCAGATATCAAAACCAAGGTTGCAAGCCACTCACCCGTTGATGAAATGCCCAAGCATGACACCGACTCGCATCAAGGCCGTCTGATATTGGATGCCACGGTTGCCGAACAGGCCATACGCTTTCCTACCGACCTGAGCCTGCTCAACGAAGGCCGAGAAATCAGCGAACAGCTGGTTGATTTGTTATACGAAGCAACACGGGATGGCAGGAAGCCCAGAACGTATCGCCGAGTTGCACGAAAAGCCTACCTTGCCATCGCCAAGCAGCGCCGTCCCGGAAAAAAGAAGCTGAGGTGCGGAATCAAGCAACAATTACAATATCTGCAACGCAACCAGGGGCATATCGATGCACTTATTGACAGCCTGCCAAGCCGTAAAATTCCCCTCAGCCCAAAGCAGCTCAAACAATACTGGGTGATACAGCATGTTTACGCTCAACAGCTTGAAATGTACGACAACAAAACTCAGCGTTGTGATGATCGTATTGTCAGCATTCATCAGCCACATGTTCGCCCCATCATCCGAGGCAAGCAAAACAAAAAAACAGAATTTGGGGCCAAGCTGAGCTCCAGTCTGACGGATAAAGGCTTGGCGCATATAGACAACCTGGACTGGAATGCTTTTAACGAAGGGCAAGACCTCAGAGCACAAGTCGAAAACTACGCAGCACGACTGGGCTACTATCCCGAAAGCGTGCATGTGGACCCCATCTATGGAACCCGTGAAAACCGAGCCTATCTCAAGGAAAAAGGTATCCGCTTCGCCGGCAAGCCACTGGGCAGGCCGAAAAAAGTGACAGAAGACAATGCTCAGCAACTAAAACAAGAAAAACAACAGCGACTCACTGATTATCGTCAACGAATTCCGATTGAAGGCAAGTTCGGTCAAGGCAAAAACGGCTACAATCTAAACTACATTCGAGCCAAAACTCAACGCACATCAGAAGCGTGGGTTCGTAGTATCTTCTTGGTCATGAATTTGCTGGTATTGGCCCTGCATTTTTTTGTGTTCATGAAAAAGCAGTTGGTTTTGCTAAAATCTTATTCTTTTTTCTATCCCTTACGCAAAATACTACCTGCTTGGTTATCAAGGAAGTCAATGAGGCAAAATTTTGCTTTTTACTCTGTGAGTTTTTGA
- a CDS encoding transposase → MPKANTEGMQHHLDVISESVTLGKHAVLVVDKAAWHLTGKLAVPENISIMPLPPYSRELNPVEQIWQQLRQRSLANRCFKDYEHIVEACCEAWNDFVMCPRNIQSLCTRK, encoded by the coding sequence ATGCCAAAAGCCAATACGGAGGGCATGCAACATCACCTTGATGTGATTTCAGAGTCAGTCACTCTGGGTAAGCATGCCGTATTGGTTGTTGATAAAGCGGCATGGCATTTAACAGGAAAACTTGCAGTCCCTGAAAATATATCGATTATGCCACTTCCTCCTTATTCGCGGGAGCTTAATCCAGTCGAGCAAATTTGGCAACAATTACGACAACGGAGCCTGGCAAATCGATGCTTTAAAGATTATGAGCATATTGTTGAAGCCTGCTGTGAGGCATGGAATGATTTTGTTATGTGCCCCCGTAATATTCAATCATTATGCACCAGAAAATAG
- a CDS encoding RNA-directed DNA polymerase — translation MIISEMQNKLAVWAEADDQRKFDRLLRLITNRSWMLEAARITLASSGAKTSGIDGVNKAMLEGYLEQHLEQVRLQLLSGEYTPSPARRVYIPKANGKQRPLGIPTLTDRIVQRAMLMAMEPIWESDFHRSSYGFRPERSVHHAIRTVKFQLQDNTYTAGRWIIEGDLASYFDTVHHKLLLKYVRKRICDQRFLTLLWKFIKAGHVDQGLFCASSEGVPQGGVISPLLSNIMLNEFDQWLEAKYLNNKARKDRWYWNHSIEIKRPIAILESRQWRPAISYCRYADDFVVIVKGSKAQAEAIREECRSFLEDGLKLTLNMDKTHVTHVDDGFVFLGHRIIRKRGGRGNKRIVTTIPKDKFKNFAAKLVNELSSNYSENKIDLIVRINRKLTGWANFYQFTDYTAVMFGKLDQILFWKIGHWLAKKYRTSIKSLMRQWFRRPDKSKAKTWVLYGRNSRGNLDGVALRRLVTSRKSQFRWRNPETNPYITRNEDRNTITSRYKDVAMAMSHS, via the coding sequence TTGATAATCAGTGAAATGCAAAACAAACTTGCAGTGTGGGCTGAAGCCGATGATCAACGTAAATTTGATCGTTTGTTACGACTCATTACTAATCGGTCTTGGATGCTTGAAGCAGCTCGTATTACTTTAGCATCAAGCGGTGCTAAAACATCGGGCATTGATGGAGTCAACAAAGCCATGCTAGAAGGATACCTTGAACAACACCTGGAGCAGGTTCGGCTACAGTTGTTATCAGGAGAATATACCCCTTCACCAGCAAGGCGAGTTTATATTCCTAAAGCAAATGGTAAACAAAGGCCTTTAGGTATTCCGACATTGACTGACCGAATTGTACAGCGAGCCATGTTAATGGCTATGGAGCCTATATGGGAAAGCGATTTTCATCGCTCATCCTATGGGTTCAGGCCGGAACGCAGTGTTCATCATGCCATTAGGACAGTGAAATTTCAGTTACAAGATAATACTTACACGGCAGGCCGATGGATCATCGAAGGTGATCTAGCAAGCTACTTTGATACAGTACATCATAAATTGTTATTGAAATATGTACGGAAAAGAATCTGTGATCAACGGTTTCTAACGCTGCTTTGGAAATTTATCAAAGCAGGTCATGTTGATCAAGGTCTATTTTGCGCGTCAAGTGAAGGTGTTCCGCAAGGGGGTGTGATATCGCCATTGCTATCCAACATTATGCTCAACGAGTTTGATCAATGGCTGGAGGCAAAATACCTGAACAATAAAGCGAGGAAAGATCGATGGTACTGGAATCACAGTATTGAGATTAAGAGACCTATTGCGATTTTAGAAAGCAGGCAATGGCGGCCAGCTATTAGCTATTGTCGTTACGCAGATGATTTTGTTGTTATTGTTAAAGGGAGCAAAGCGCAAGCCGAAGCCATTCGTGAAGAATGCCGAAGCTTTTTGGAAGATGGACTGAAATTAACATTAAATATGGATAAAACTCATGTCACTCATGTTGACGACGGCTTCGTTTTTCTTGGGCATAGGATCATTCGTAAACGAGGTGGGCGTGGTAATAAGCGGATAGTAACAACGATACCTAAGGATAAATTCAAAAACTTCGCAGCAAAATTAGTGAATGAATTGTCCAGTAATTATAGTGAGAACAAGATAGACCTGATAGTTCGCATAAACCGAAAGTTAACGGGGTGGGCAAACTTCTATCAATTTACCGACTATACAGCGGTCATGTTTGGAAAACTAGATCAGATATTGTTCTGGAAAATCGGGCATTGGCTAGCCAAGAAATATCGTACTTCAATCAAATCTCTGATGAGGCAATGGTTTCGGCGACCCGATAAAAGTAAAGCGAAAACTTGGGTTTTGTATGGTCGTAATAGTAGAGGGAACCTAGACGGTGTAGCACTTAGACGATTGGTGACCAGTCGTAAAAGTCAATTTCGGTGGCGTAACCCAGAAACCAATCCGTATATTACACGGAATGAAGACAGGAATACCATCACCTCTCGCTATAAAGATGTTGCAATGGCTATGAGCCACTCTTAA
- a CDS encoding transposase, IS66 family, protein MANLDKSTVRNEVGRLKADFEKLCADGKITAESKTLMNSMFMIIEFILSIFLERSTKKDNNNSSKPPSQTEKDESALGHQGSKGKGKNENSGLANNTRTKETITLSKIDSCAVCGESLTNTPCIHIERRTKIDIVFEKVVEHIDAEVKQCPTCDSTVKGLFPSDMQGPLQYGDGLKAFVINLLVCQMVALNRVQKLVKSMIGVVVSEATLLKFILRLHQALESWEAQTIEQVLQAPAIHVDETSLRVDKKNHWIHVYSAGGITLKFLHRKRGKEAIKSINIIPRYGGAIIHDCWSSYFSYKHCGHGLCGSHLLRELTFISESNNYRWARNMKRLLQETCIKVSKSTEKKLNEKDLANLQKRYRNILTRGEKELPPIPPKPSGKRGKIAKSDAHNLWERLKLHEAAVLLFAKDPHVAFTNNRAEQDLRMAKVKQKVSGCFRSEINNHAYKTWFKFDLKGRPQQNPSGALLK, encoded by the coding sequence ATGGCGAATCTTGATAAATCCACAGTAAGAAACGAAGTTGGCCGATTGAAGGCGGACTTTGAGAAGCTTTGTGCTGACGGAAAAATCACTGCTGAAAGTAAGACACTCATGAATAGCATGTTCATGATTATTGAGTTTATACTCTCCATCTTTCTTGAAAGAAGTACCAAAAAAGACAATAATAATTCCAGCAAGCCTCCTTCTCAAACTGAAAAAGATGAATCAGCCTTAGGTCATCAAGGAAGCAAGGGTAAGGGAAAAAATGAGAATAGCGGTCTCGCTAATAATACTCGAACCAAAGAAACCATCACGTTGTCCAAAATCGACAGTTGTGCCGTATGCGGTGAGTCATTAACCAATACACCCTGCATTCATATTGAAAGACGAACCAAAATAGATATTGTGTTTGAAAAGGTCGTTGAACATATTGATGCCGAGGTAAAACAGTGCCCCACTTGTGACTCAACTGTAAAGGGCTTGTTCCCATCGGATATGCAGGGCCCCTTACAATATGGTGATGGTTTAAAAGCTTTCGTGATCAATCTCCTAGTTTGTCAGATGGTTGCACTTAATCGCGTGCAGAAACTCGTTAAATCCATGATTGGCGTTGTTGTTTCGGAAGCCACTTTACTCAAGTTCATCCTTCGGTTACACCAGGCTTTAGAAAGCTGGGAGGCTCAAACGATAGAACAAGTTCTTCAAGCTCCCGCCATTCATGTGGATGAAACATCTCTTCGAGTTGATAAGAAAAACCACTGGATCCATGTTTATTCGGCAGGCGGCATAACGCTCAAGTTCTTACATCGAAAGCGAGGGAAAGAAGCCATTAAATCGATTAATATCATCCCTCGGTATGGGGGCGCAATCATTCATGATTGCTGGTCATCTTACTTCTCTTATAAACACTGCGGGCACGGTCTATGCGGTTCGCATTTGCTGCGCGAGTTAACTTTTATTTCTGAGTCCAATAACTATCGATGGGCACGCAACATGAAGCGACTGTTGCAGGAGACCTGTATCAAAGTCTCTAAATCGACAGAAAAGAAACTCAATGAAAAAGACTTGGCCAATTTGCAAAAACGCTACCGAAACATTCTTACGCGAGGAGAAAAAGAGTTGCCACCCATCCCGCCGAAACCAAGTGGCAAGCGCGGTAAAATTGCAAAATCAGATGCACATAACCTATGGGAACGGTTGAAACTTCATGAAGCCGCCGTCCTGCTTTTTGCAAAAGACCCGCATGTTGCATTTACCAATAATAGAGCTGAGCAGGACTTGAGAATGGCAAAGGTGAAGCAAAAAGTGTCAGGCTGCTTCAGATCTGAAATTAACAACCACGCTTATAAAACGTGGTTTAAGTTCGACCTAAAAGGCCGTCCTCAGCAAAACCCCTCTGGAGCCTTGCTGAAATAA
- a CDS encoding transposase, IS4 family produces the protein MSDSYKIYRTIHSGLQKFWDFDPSKRQNNGLNILTGFICGIIQSKSVKLANVAGEIPGSGKEESQIMQLRRWLKNEKVGVDLFYLPFIEVLLRCLAKQTLVLAIDGSTTAQGCITLMVSMIYKGRALPLLWVTRKGKKGHFPQDMHIELIKSVQAIIPEGTSVICLGDGEFDGADWLETISSYGWKYACRTANNAILYENGDEFTFKDICPEQGSMTEISAVEFTRKRSIVVRAVVYWGRKYNDPIYLVTNFPTGGEAFNWYRKRFRIETLFSDLKGRGFNLQKSGLRAPERVSRLIMAAALAYIWMVYLGELALTKSWDKIIHRKDRCDLSLFTLGVRLLKRLLREGKILPQFCLTLSGKALL, from the coding sequence TTGTCAGATTCTTACAAGATTTATCGCACCATTCATAGCGGCCTTCAAAAATTCTGGGATTTTGATCCCAGCAAACGTCAAAATAACGGCTTAAATATCCTGACAGGGTTTATCTGCGGTATTATACAAAGTAAATCTGTTAAGTTAGCTAATGTGGCAGGAGAGATTCCAGGATCAGGTAAAGAAGAAAGCCAAATCATGCAATTGCGCCGTTGGCTGAAAAATGAAAAAGTGGGTGTCGATTTATTTTATTTACCCTTTATAGAGGTTCTTCTTCGGTGTTTAGCCAAACAAACGCTAGTACTTGCTATTGATGGCAGCACGACAGCGCAAGGCTGTATTACCTTGATGGTCAGTATGATTTATAAAGGTAGAGCTCTGCCATTGCTGTGGGTAACCCGTAAAGGTAAAAAGGGGCATTTTCCTCAAGATATGCATATCGAATTGATTAAATCCGTTCAGGCGATAATCCCGGAAGGTACGTCGGTCATTTGTTTGGGTGACGGGGAATTTGATGGAGCAGACTGGCTGGAAACCATTAGTAGTTATGGCTGGAAGTATGCCTGCCGAACGGCAAATAATGCGATATTGTATGAGAATGGAGATGAATTTACATTTAAAGATATTTGTCCCGAACAAGGAAGCATGACTGAAATATCGGCGGTTGAATTCACTCGTAAACGTAGCATTGTAGTAAGGGCGGTTGTTTATTGGGGGAGAAAATATAATGACCCTATTTATCTAGTGACTAATTTCCCCACAGGGGGTGAAGCATTTAACTGGTATCGCAAACGTTTCCGTATAGAAACGCTGTTTTCAGACCTTAAAGGTCGAGGGTTTAACTTGCAGAAAAGTGGATTAAGGGCTCCTGAGCGAGTTTCTCGACTTATTATGGCAGCGGCTTTAGCTTATATATGGATGGTTTATTTAGGGGAGCTTGCTCTGACTAAGAGCTGGGATAAAATTATTCATCGCAAAGATCGTTGTGATTTGAGTTTGTTTACTCTTGGAGTGCGGTTATTAAAGCGCCTGCTGAGAGAAGGAAAAATACTCCCTCAATTCTGCCTCACATTATCGGGCAAGGCATTGCTGTGA
- a CDS encoding Ca-activated chloride channel homolog: MQLATITSSSHTIQINEVNEGKQIQLTEGDTFLDRNLVLNFTLAIDKASALSNIDYEGYVALASFFPVLPKGQAMFSQKSRTIKLLVDCSQSMVGEPIAQVKVALLNILDLLNEQDYFVLVRFGTTVAIDIPSPIKATKENIMQARDRVIKMEADLGDTEIFTALYRTLKLSSGNEENILLITDGNTWDGAVCWVDLSEYAEEGILTHGSEVCAEERREQGILSDTIISIANKTQQRIFTVGVGNAVSELLMRKLADGTNASCELVNPRERMAEKIEQQFKRIYVGQAQSVEIEWPIQPFWQSKAKPLFIGDTLHVFARFKKEPVGKVKLRADFGNKIKVEQLADIKFIDSGKKRNELSRITANEYFKGVIGEEKDLDAIKYQVMTADAAYVIVDMEPEWGGVGVVRSQSEVLFLTLDGGFPPKKREFKKIKGEVALRTEAMPIWFADRCHSFFSSDHPTKLVIECLSQLLDAGLDKEVFYQLEFIAVLTHEKDAEYQVVVCFLYYLLENCNYLAPVTVTSFSDRKYFNKNGNYSPLFTTVHFLKQVLRRVEKMVMWTIYIENTLHCQILTRFIAPFIAAFKNSGILIPANVKITA; encoded by the coding sequence ATGCAATTAGCAACTATTACAAGTTCTTCACATACAATACAAATAAACGAAGTGAATGAAGGTAAGCAAATTCAACTAACAGAAGGGGATACATTTTTAGATCGAAACTTGGTATTGAATTTTACTTTAGCTATTGATAAGGCAAGTGCGTTAAGTAACATAGATTATGAGGGTTATGTTGCTTTAGCTTCATTTTTTCCTGTATTACCTAAAGGGCAGGCAATGTTCAGTCAGAAGTCCCGAACTATTAAATTATTGGTTGATTGTTCACAATCTATGGTAGGCGAGCCAATTGCCCAAGTGAAAGTTGCATTATTAAATATTTTGGACTTACTTAATGAACAGGATTACTTTGTATTGGTGCGTTTTGGCACTACTGTTGCGATAGATATACCTAGCCCTATTAAAGCGACTAAAGAAAATATCATGCAAGCGCGTGATCGTGTGATAAAAATGGAAGCTGATTTAGGTGATACAGAAATATTTACAGCGTTATACAGGACGTTAAAATTATCTTCCGGCAACGAAGAAAATATTTTATTAATTACTGATGGCAATACATGGGATGGCGCAGTATGTTGGGTAGATTTAAGTGAGTATGCAGAGGAGGGGATATTAACACATGGCAGTGAAGTGTGTGCAGAAGAACGAAGAGAGCAGGGGATTCTATCAGATACAATTATTTCCATTGCGAATAAAACGCAACAGCGTATTTTTACTGTAGGAGTGGGTAATGCCGTATCTGAACTTCTTATGCGTAAACTGGCTGATGGTACAAACGCAAGCTGTGAATTAGTTAACCCAAGAGAAAGGATGGCTGAAAAAATTGAGCAGCAGTTTAAACGTATTTATGTGGGTCAAGCACAATCAGTAGAAATAGAGTGGCCAATTCAACCATTTTGGCAATCAAAAGCAAAACCTCTTTTTATTGGAGATACGTTGCATGTCTTTGCTAGATTTAAAAAAGAACCAGTTGGAAAAGTAAAACTAAGGGCAGATTTTGGTAATAAAATAAAGGTGGAACAACTAGCCGATATTAAATTTATAGACTCAGGTAAGAAAAGGAATGAACTTTCTCGGATAACGGCTAATGAATATTTTAAAGGTGTTATAGGTGAAGAGAAAGACCTAGATGCAATTAAGTATCAGGTGATGACTGCAGATGCTGCGTATGTGATTGTTGATATGGAGCCTGAATGGGGAGGGGTTGGGGTCGTTAGGAGCCAATCAGAGGTACTATTCCTCACACTTGATGGTGGCTTCCCTCCAAAGAAGCGCGAGTTTAAAAAAATTAAGGGTGAAGTAGCCTTGAGAACAGAAGCAATGCCTATTTGGTTTGCTGATCGCTGTCATTCATTTTTTTCATCAGACCATCCTACAAAATTAGTGATTGAATGCTTGTCGCAGTTACTAGATGCAGGGTTAGATAAAGAGGTGTTCTACCAGTTAGAGTTTATAGCAGTGCTGACTCATGAAAAAGATGCCGAATATCAGGTAGTAGTATGTTTTTTATATTATTTATTAGAAAATTGCAATTACTTGGCACCCGTAACGGTTACCTCTTTTTCAGATAGAAAGTACTTTAACAAAAATGGTAACTACTCACCCCTATTCACTACCGTACACTTTTTAAAGCAGGTATTGCGAAGAGTAGAAAAAATGGTAATGTGGACGATTTACATTGAAAATACCCTACATTGTCAGATTCTTACAAGATTTATCGCACCATTCATAGCGGCCTTCAAAAATTCTGGGATTTTGATCCCAGCAAACGTCAAAATAACGGCTTAA